The Verrucomicrobiota bacterium genome window below encodes:
- a CDS encoding NAD-dependent protein deacylase, which yields MKTVAPVSEIYQAVADALRACQRPLFITGAGMSADSGLPTYRGLGGLYNHNDTDEGYAIEDALSGRMLREKPEVCWKYLWQIASSCRGKKCNRGHKVLASIEDVKPETWVLTQNIDGFHSLAGSQNIIEIHGKASQLICLECGARASAEEWIDGYSGEPKDLPPKCPKCNGVVRPEVVLFGESLPDEAIEKLNYLVYHDQRDLIFSIGTTGVFPYIAQPILMAQAAGIPTVEINPCETELSSIVEYRIAEKAANALEKIWNLCNY from the coding sequence ATGAAAACAGTTGCACCTGTTAGTGAAATATATCAAGCGGTCGCTGATGCTTTAAGAGCTTGTCAGCGCCCACTTTTTATCACAGGCGCGGGAATGTCTGCAGATTCAGGTTTGCCTACCTATCGCGGCCTCGGAGGATTATATAATCATAATGATACGGACGAAGGTTATGCTATTGAAGACGCACTAAGCGGCCGTATGCTCCGCGAAAAACCAGAAGTATGCTGGAAGTATTTATGGCAAATCGCTTCCTCTTGCCGCGGCAAAAAGTGTAACAGGGGTCACAAGGTGCTCGCTTCGATAGAAGATGTAAAGCCAGAAACATGGGTTCTTACACAAAATATAGATGGCTTTCATTCGTTAGCAGGATCACAAAATATAATTGAAATTCATGGCAAAGCTTCCCAGCTTATTTGCTTGGAATGTGGCGCAAGAGCTAGTGCAGAAGAATGGATTGACGGATATTCCGGGGAGCCTAAGGACTTACCTCCCAAGTGCCCTAAATGCAATGGAGTCGTTCGACCAGAAGTTGTCTTATTTGGTGAAAGCTTACCCGATGAAGCGATAGAAAAACTCAATTATCTGGTCTATCATGATCAACGTGACTTAATTTTTTCCATTGGAACAACAGGCGTTTTCCCCTACATCGCTCAACCTATACTCATGGCACAAGCAGCTGGCATCCCGACTGTTGAAATCAACCCTTGTGAGACCGAGCTCTCATCGATAGTTGAATACCGTATTGCTGAGAAAGCTGCTAATGCTTTAGAAAAAATCTGGAATTTATGCAACTATTAG
- a CDS encoding IMP dehydrogenase, whose product MADKVDHTFYKASDRFFTDNSEEGLTYDDITLATQYSEVLPRETNLDVALSSELQLHIPIISADMDTVTESKMAISMAHNGGLGLIHYNMSEKKQVKEVARVKNHIHGLIQEPIKVSPEMTIGEVLEFCEDKQFSFRTFPVVDEQGRLLGLLPGRVVRPRYQSKMVKEAMAPRKNVFTIREKELGKNPIKAADHFFDEHVGIHKLLVVDKQDVLRGLFTLSDLERIREEERASLKPARDSKFRLVCGAAISASRTSTGELDKDRILEHVTNLVEEGVDAIAVSTAHGFSKGVGETVKLVRSAFKELTLIAGNVTSAEGVEFLAKAGANAVKVGQGPGSICTTRIVAGVGIPQLTALYVASKSLAKKGVRIIADGGITKSGDLVKALTLSDAVMCGSLLAGCREAPGEILAIEGKVYKQYRGMGSLAAMKAGSAARYGHNNKDKQEKIAAEGIEALKEVSGSLDSVLRNLVGGIQSGMGYLGARNLKELKRKARYIRLSTAGMKESAPHDVVEVKTSKTVEVE is encoded by the coding sequence ATGGCCGACAAAGTTGATCATACCTTCTATAAAGCTTCTGATCGCTTCTTTACTGATAATTCAGAAGAGGGTTTGACCTACGACGATATTACCCTGGCGACGCAATATTCAGAAGTTCTCCCTAGAGAAACCAATCTAGATGTAGCATTATCAAGCGAGTTACAACTACACATCCCTATCATATCCGCAGACATGGACACCGTTACAGAGTCCAAGATGGCGATCTCAATGGCCCATAACGGAGGCCTGGGGCTTATCCATTATAACATGTCCGAAAAAAAACAAGTTAAGGAAGTAGCCCGCGTAAAAAACCATATCCACGGTCTGATTCAAGAACCTATCAAAGTCTCTCCTGAAATGACTATTGGCGAAGTGCTGGAATTTTGCGAAGACAAACAATTTTCATTTCGCACCTTTCCAGTTGTTGATGAACAGGGAAGGCTATTAGGCCTACTACCGGGAAGAGTTGTAAGACCAAGATATCAATCCAAGATGGTCAAAGAAGCCATGGCGCCAAGGAAAAATGTTTTCACCATTCGGGAAAAAGAATTAGGGAAAAATCCGATCAAGGCAGCCGACCATTTTTTTGATGAACACGTAGGTATCCACAAACTGCTCGTGGTAGACAAACAGGATGTCTTACGTGGTCTATTCACACTATCTGACTTGGAGCGTATCCGGGAAGAAGAGAGGGCTAGCCTTAAACCAGCTCGCGATTCAAAATTCCGGCTAGTCTGTGGTGCGGCTATTTCTGCCTCAAGAACTTCGACAGGTGAATTAGATAAAGACCGTATCCTAGAACATGTGACCAACCTAGTAGAAGAAGGCGTAGATGCCATCGCAGTATCCACTGCTCATGGTTTTTCGAAAGGTGTTGGAGAAACTGTTAAACTGGTGCGTAGTGCATTCAAAGAGCTCACACTCATTGCTGGCAATGTCACAAGTGCTGAAGGTGTCGAATTCTTAGCTAAAGCTGGAGCAAATGCGGTCAAGGTGGGACAAGGACCTGGCTCAATTTGCACGACGCGAATTGTTGCTGGCGTAGGCATTCCTCAGCTCACTGCACTCTACGTTGCTTCCAAGAGTCTTGCCAAAAAGGGTGTTCGAATCATTGCTGATGGAGGCATCACCAAATCTGGAGATCTTGTCAAAGCTCTGACTTTGTCTGATGCAGTGATGTGTGGAAGCCTACTTGCTGGATGTCGGGAAGCTCCCGGTGAAATCCTCGCCATAGAAGGAAAAGTTTATAAGCAATATCGAGGTATGGGTAGCTTGGCTGCTATGAAAGCGGGCTCAGCAGCCCGCTATGGTCACAACAACAAAGATAAACAGGAGAAAATCGCTGCTGAAGGAATTGAGGCACTCAAAGAAGTTTCTGGCTCACTAGACTCTGTTTTACGTAATTTGGTAGGCGGTATTCAAAGTGGTATGGGATACCTAGGAGCAAGGAATCTCAAAGAATTAAAAAGAAAAGCTCGCTACATACGGCTTTCCACCGCCGGTATGAAAGAGTCAGCTCCCCATGATGTCGTGGAAGTAAAAACTAGCAAAACTGTAGAGGTCGAGTAA
- a CDS encoding adenylate/guanylate cyclase domain-containing protein: protein MTVPRFVKLKVILASASLVILITTAGLILGIAIYTTRSTVINLANELMEQKTETVSARIKQYFRPAIRIINYTHQAIIRSPDDLGNWQDKASELIPLLKILPQMTWIYYADQEQGRLLGSTYFEERHLLHYSVEADNGERVIREFTLESDGSLTPYQRDQFSDSKGYDPRERPWYRLAAESKSKIPIWTQPYNFFTEEISGITACWPHRDPDTQELLGVYAVDILLEDLCMFIDSIQIEEGGGVNLLKVDGSSFFQDTNPDARHSGKAFESLILTLKEKMVDLDSLIENEGENQAYQLDFHSQDTWYFANIVKLSGDLVPDSYLVVIVPALNFIKVAQDNAMLTVLLAMVALFLAIALSLKLAHRISAPLTRLSHDMARISEYDITSDNLTPTNIEELNVVNGSLSKMKTSLRNFSRYVPSDLVRAALSSGQEAEVGGKVKELTVLFADLAGFTSLSENLSPDEVFKELSQCLLILTSHPEKLGGSMLTFLGDGILVVFNAPQPLDDHPAVACRAALNIHYELLKLNASRAKENKPPFKVRVGINTGEILVGNVGIPNRFSYSVLGDGVNLASRLEGLNKVYGTRTLVGSRTQALSKNAFEWRQIDSISVVGRRTAETIYEPLDPELCGCPEILKARDQYEIGLKSYIQRDFDTAVKAFKCSLEFRPDDQAAKHLIERCEIFQKTPPPKDWNGSYQALSK from the coding sequence ATGACAGTTCCTCGTTTTGTTAAGCTAAAGGTTATATTAGCGTCAGCATCTCTGGTGATTTTAATCACCACGGCGGGCTTGATCCTCGGGATAGCAATCTATACAACTCGCTCGACCGTTATTAATTTAGCTAACGAATTGATGGAGCAAAAGACTGAAACTGTAAGTGCTCGCATTAAGCAATATTTTAGGCCAGCCATTAGAATTATCAATTATACACATCAGGCTATTATCCGTTCTCCAGATGATTTAGGTAATTGGCAGGATAAAGCATCGGAGCTGATTCCGCTTCTTAAAATACTTCCACAAATGACCTGGATTTATTATGCGGATCAAGAGCAAGGCCGCCTATTAGGGTCCACTTATTTTGAAGAAAGACACCTTTTACATTACAGCGTTGAAGCAGATAATGGAGAGAGGGTTATTCGGGAATTCACTTTAGAAAGCGATGGAAGTCTGACTCCCTATCAAAGAGACCAATTTTCGGATTCTAAAGGTTACGATCCGCGCGAACGTCCTTGGTATCGCTTGGCTGCTGAATCAAAAAGTAAGATACCTATTTGGACTCAGCCCTATAATTTTTTTACTGAGGAAATATCTGGCATTACTGCATGTTGGCCGCATCGAGATCCAGATACACAAGAGTTACTTGGTGTTTATGCAGTGGACATATTGTTAGAGGATCTATGTATGTTTATTGATAGCATTCAAATAGAAGAGGGAGGAGGGGTAAATTTATTAAAGGTCGATGGTTCAAGTTTCTTCCAAGACACTAACCCTGATGCTCGCCATTCTGGCAAAGCATTTGAAAGTTTGATTCTGACTCTGAAAGAAAAGATGGTAGATCTTGATTCCTTGATCGAAAATGAAGGAGAGAATCAAGCCTATCAACTTGATTTTCATTCCCAGGATACTTGGTATTTTGCTAATATCGTAAAATTGTCAGGGGACTTGGTCCCTGATAGCTATCTGGTGGTTATAGTGCCAGCGCTTAATTTTATAAAAGTGGCGCAAGACAATGCTATGTTGACCGTATTGCTGGCAATGGTCGCCCTATTTTTAGCAATAGCCTTGAGTCTAAAGCTAGCTCATCGTATTTCGGCACCATTGACGCGTCTTAGTCATGATATGGCTCGTATTTCTGAGTATGACATTACTTCGGATAACTTGACACCGACTAATATCGAAGAACTGAATGTGGTAAATGGTTCGCTTTCGAAGATGAAGACCAGCCTTCGTAACTTTAGTCGTTATGTTCCCAGTGACTTAGTCCGTGCTGCGCTTTCGAGTGGGCAAGAGGCTGAGGTAGGTGGAAAGGTCAAGGAGCTAACGGTTCTTTTTGCGGATCTCGCGGGTTTTACTTCACTTAGTGAGAATCTGTCACCAGATGAAGTTTTTAAAGAGCTCTCTCAGTGCTTGTTAATCTTGACCTCTCACCCGGAGAAGCTGGGCGGTTCCATGTTGACTTTTTTAGGGGATGGTATTCTAGTCGTATTTAATGCACCACAACCACTAGATGATCATCCTGCTGTAGCCTGTCGAGCAGCTTTAAATATTCATTATGAATTACTTAAACTTAATGCATCACGCGCAAAAGAAAATAAGCCGCCATTTAAGGTTCGTGTTGGTATTAATACAGGGGAAATATTGGTTGGTAATGTAGGGATACCCAATCGATTTTCTTACTCCGTTTTAGGCGATGGAGTGAATTTAGCTAGTCGCTTAGAGGGCTTAAACAAAGTTTATGGGACAAGAACATTAGTGGGCTCTAGAACCCAAGCTTTATCGAAAAATGCTTTTGAATGGCGGCAAATAGATAGTATTTCAGTGGTAGGTAGAAGGACTGCAGAAACTATATATGAGCCTTTGGATCCAGAGCTATGTGGTTGTCCCGAGATCCTTAAAGCCCGCGATCAATATGAAATAGGTTTAAAATCCTACATACAACGTGATTTTGATACTGCAGTTAAGGCTTTTAAATGTTCCCTGGAATTTCGCCCAGATGACCAGGCTGCTAAACATTTGATTGAGCGGTGTGAGATCTTTCAAAAGACTCCTCCTCCTAAGGATTGGAATGGTAGCTATCAGGCACTTAGCAAATAG